TGAGTCTCAAAAGGAGACTCGTCTTCCCAGTTGGGAGAGCAAATTGCGGGCAGCCAACGAGATCGGATCGTCAACACGTCTGGGCAAAAGCCTAGGCTCATGGCATCCCGTCCCAAATCCGCTTGCACAATCGTTCGATTCGCATCTTTTCACCCTTGCCCAGAGCCCTACCTCTGCGTGAACTTGCAAAAATTTTTTTGTCATGCCGAAAAGAACCGACATCGAGAGTATCCTGATCATAGGCGCCGGACCAATTATCATTGGCCAAGCCTGCGAATTCGACTACTCAGGCACTCAAGCCTGTAAAGCGCTCAAAGAAGAGGGCTACCGCGTCATCCTGGTCAACAGCAACCCCGCCACCATCATGACGGACCCCGAGTTCGCCGATGTCACCTACATCGAGCCGCTCACCGTCGACGCAGTCGAGAAAATCATCGCCAAAGAACGCCCCGACGCCCTCCTCCCAACCCTCGGCGGACAAACAGCCTTGAACCTCTCCCTCGAGCTAGAGTCAGCCGGCATCCTCCACGAGTACGGAGTCGAAATGATCGGGGCTAAGCCGGACGCCATTAAGAAAGGCGAGGACCGCGAACTCTTCAAGGAGGCTATGCTCAAGATCGGTCTCGATGTAGCTCACTCGCGAACCGTCAACTCCCTCGACGAGGCCCGTCAAGCAGCCAGAGAGATCGGCAGCTATCCCTTGATCATTCGCCCAAGTTTCACCATGGGAGGCTCCGGCGGAGGTATCGCTTACAACAAGGAAGAATTCGAGCATATCGTCTCCAACGGTCTGGAGCTTTCGCCGGTACACGAGGTATTGGTCGAAGAATGCCTTCTCGGCTGGAAAGAGTATGAGATGGAGGTCATGCGCGACCGCAAGGATCAGTGCGTGGTCATTTGCTCCATCGAAAACTTCGACCCCATGGGCGTCCATACAGGTGACTCCATCACAGTCGCTCCGGCCATGACCCTTTCCGATCGCGAGTACCAAGCGATGCGCGACGCGTCCTTCGCGGTTATCCGGGAAATCGGCGTTGAGACTGGCGGATCAAATATCCAATTCTCTCTTTGCCCTGACACGGGACGCATGGTCGTGATCGAGATGAATCCACGCGTTTCCCGTTCTTCGGCTCTGGCCTCCAAAGCAACCGGTTTCCCCATCGCCAAGTTCGCGGCCAAACTGGCTGTCGGCTACAGCTTGGACGAAATTCAGAACGACATCACCAAAGCGACACCCGCTTCCTTCGAGCCATCGATCGACTACGTCGTCACCAAGATACCACGTTTCACGTTCGAGAAATTCCCCGGCGCCGACGACACCTTGACCTCCGCCATGAAATCCGTGGGCGAAGCCATGGCCATCGGTCGCACATTCAAGGAGTCCTTCCAGAAGGCCCTTCGTTCGCTGGAGACTGGAGCTTTCGGATTTGGAGCTGGAGGCAAGCTCGGGGGCAACGATCTTCCAACAGAGGAAGTTATCAATGGAAAGCTGGTTCGCCCGAACACGGAACGTGTCTTCTACATACGTTACGCCCTCAAAGCTGGCTACACCCTCGAACAACTCTTCGAACTCACGAAGATCGACCCTTGGTTCCTGACCCAGCTCAAGCAAATCTCGGATCTCGAAGATCAGCTCGCATCTCAAAAGCTGGATACCGTTTCAACCGCCATGCTCCGCAAGGCTAAGGAATACGGTTTCTCCGACCGCCAACTCGGCTACCTCTTCGCCGAAGATTGGGCCGCCGTCAACAAGGCCCGCAAGGAGAAGGGAATCAAAACCGTATTCCGCCTAGTCGATACCTGCGCCGCTGAGTTTGAAGCCCAAACACCTTACTACTACTCTTCCTACGGTGACGAAAACGAGGTCATTCCTTCGGACAAAAAGAAGATCATGATCATCGGCGGCGGGCCAAACCGAATTGGCCAAGGCATCGAGTTCGACTACTGCTGCGTTCACGCCTCCTTCGCTCTTCAGGAACTCGGCTACGAGGCTGTCATGGTCAACTCCAACCCAGAGACAGTATCCACCGACTACGATACCTCGGATAAGCTCTACTTCGAGCCACTCACCCTTGAGGACGTTATGGAAGTCTACGAACAGGAGGGCTGCGAAGGGGCGATTGTACAGTACGGTGGACAAACTCCCTTGAATCTTGCTACCGAGCTAAAGGCCAACGGCGTAAACATCATCGGCACCTCACCAGAGAGCATCGACGCAGCCGAAGACCGCGAGCTCTTCAAGCAGATCCTCGACGAAACAGGACTCAAGCAGCCGGCCAACAAGACGGTACTCAACGAAAAAGAGGCCTACGAAATGGCCGATCAAGTGGGCTTCCCACTTCTCCTGCGCCCTTCTTTCGTACTGGGTGGACGCGGCATGTTCATCGTCCACACCATGGACGAGATGAAAGCGGTCATTCGCGAAGCCTTCGACGCTTCGCCCGACAAGCCCGTGTTGCTCGACAAGTTCCTCGAAGACGCGATCGAGCTCGACGTGGACTGCATCTCCGACGGTGAAACCTCGGTGATTGGAGGCATGTTGGAGCACATCGAATACGCGGGAGTTCACTCCGGTGATGCGGCTATGGTCCTTCCTCCTCACACCTTGCAGCCCGCGATGATCGAGACCGTTCGGCAAGCGAGCTACCGACTTGCGAAAGCTCTTAAAGTCGTCGGTTTGATGAACATCCAGTTCGCCATCAAGGACAACGACCTCTACGTTCTGGAAGTCAATCCACGTGCCTCGCGTACCGTGCCTTTCGTGTCCAAGGCGATCGGTAAGCCTTTGGCAAAGATCGCTGCCAAGATCATGACTGGAATGAAGCTGGCCGATCTAGAATTCACCGAAGAGCTAACGCCTAAGCATTGGTGCATTAAGGAAGCGGTATTCCCATTCGTTCGCTTCCCCGGCTCTACAATCCGACTTGGACCAGAGATGCGCTCTACAGGTGAGGTCATGGGGCTGGATTCCGACTTCGGCATCGCATTTGCCAAGACTCAGGCCGCCGCCAAACCGGCCTTGCCTACTGGCGGAAACGTTTTCCTATCCGTAAAGGATCAGGACAAGCCACGTGCCCTCGATATTGCACGCAATTTGACGGCTCTCGGTTTCAGCATCTACTCTACAAGCGGCACTGCCAAATACCTGATAGACAATGGTCTCGAGGTAAAAAAGCTGTTCCGCATCGCTGAAGGGCGACCCAACGTAGTGGACATGATCAAGAACGATGAGATCCAAATGATCATCAACACGCCTTCCGGCATGATCCCACGAAAGGACGAAAACCACATGCGCTCCGTAGCATGGGCCAACAACATCTGTATCATGTCTACCATTACAGGTGCAGAAGCAGCCGTCTCTGGTATCAAGTCTCTAAGCAAGCAAGACTACGAAGTCCGCTCTGTGCAGTCTTACGTAGCCAAAAGCGTGAAGAACGTATGATGCACTCTTAGCCGACTAGCGTCGCGAATTCGCTTCGTGACGCCGGATCGCCAACATTAAGCTAGCTCCCTCCTCTCATGTCTCCGCAACTAGTCGCCCTCCTATCCGGCCCAGACCAAAAAGGTCTCGTATCCAAAGTTTCAGGTTGGATCTTCAATAACGGAGGAAACATCATCCACGCAGACCAGCACCGCGACGCTCAAGCGGGCGTATTCTTCCAGCGTGTTGAGTGGGCAGTAAAGGAGGGGTCAGACCCGAGAGAGACCGCGGCAGATTTCCAAGCGTTTGGCGACTCGATCGGTATGAAAACGAAAGTAGCGATCTCGGGCGACAAACCCAAAGTAGCGATATTCGTATCCAAATTCGACCATTGCTTTCATGACCTCATCTTGAGGTGGAAATCGGGAGAGTACCCCTGCGAAATAGCCCTCATCGTTTCCAACCACCAAGACTTGGAGGGCGTATCCAATACATACGGGATCCCCTACCACTACATCCCAGTCACCAAGGCGACCAAAGCAGATGCCGAGGCTGAACAGCTGGCCCTCCTCAAAAAAGAGGGCATCGAGCTCGTGATCATGGCCCGCTACATGCAGGTGCTATCCGCAATTTTCCTAGATACCTTCGGCAAGCCGGTCATCAACATTCACCACAGCTTCCTGCCCGCTTTCGCTGGAGCCAAACCCTACCATCAAGCCCACAGCCGTGGGGTTAAATTGATCGGAGCAACCGCTCACTACGCAACTCCCGACTTGGACCAAGGGCCCATCATCCACCAGAGCGTAGCCCACGTTACACACCGCAACAGTGTCGAGGATCTGGTTCGCAAGGGACGAAATCTCGAGAAGCTCACCCTCGCTCAAGCAGTAGGCTGGCACTTGGAAAACCGAATTCTCGTCTACGAGAACAAAACCGTCGTCTTCGATTAGGAGAAGGGCTGCTTCGCGCCCGACAGCTGACGCGGCTAGTTATCCAAGTAACGCTTCAGGGCGAACATCGTTTCGTCCAACAAACTCGAGAACTCCTGGTAACTCTGTCGCACTTCCTCGAACTCGCCTCGGCGTGTCTTCATGTCAAGTCGCTCAGCCTCTGATCGAAGCTTTTCACAGCAGACGTTAGCCGATACTCCCTTTAGCGAGTGCGTATAACGATGCAGATCCTCGGTGCTCCCGTTTTCAAAAATTTCCTTCAGATTACCTCGATATTTCTCGTAATCCTGCAGGGCAAGGTTGGCGATCTCCATGGCGAGAGCCTCATCCTCCAGCATCCGCTCTAGGAAGGCCGCTGGACTGAAAACGCTGTTATCCTCCGACTCTTCCTCGACCGGCTGCTCCACAACTTCCGCTTTTTCCACCCTCTGAGGCAGAACCTTATCCAGAAGGCTGAACAAAGCAGCGGGCTCCACGGGTTTTGTTATGTAATCGGACATTCCGGCGTTAAGACACACGATACGATCTTCAGGCAGGGCATGAGCCGTTAGAGCGATAATTGGTATGTCCTTAGACGCGTCCCCGATCTCACCGGCGCGCACCCGACGGGTGGCTT
This genomic interval from Pelagicoccus albus contains the following:
- the carB gene encoding carbamoyl-phosphate synthase large subunit; its protein translation is MPKRTDIESILIIGAGPIIIGQACEFDYSGTQACKALKEEGYRVILVNSNPATIMTDPEFADVTYIEPLTVDAVEKIIAKERPDALLPTLGGQTALNLSLELESAGILHEYGVEMIGAKPDAIKKGEDRELFKEAMLKIGLDVAHSRTVNSLDEARQAAREIGSYPLIIRPSFTMGGSGGGIAYNKEEFEHIVSNGLELSPVHEVLVEECLLGWKEYEMEVMRDRKDQCVVICSIENFDPMGVHTGDSITVAPAMTLSDREYQAMRDASFAVIREIGVETGGSNIQFSLCPDTGRMVVIEMNPRVSRSSALASKATGFPIAKFAAKLAVGYSLDEIQNDITKATPASFEPSIDYVVTKIPRFTFEKFPGADDTLTSAMKSVGEAMAIGRTFKESFQKALRSLETGAFGFGAGGKLGGNDLPTEEVINGKLVRPNTERVFYIRYALKAGYTLEQLFELTKIDPWFLTQLKQISDLEDQLASQKLDTVSTAMLRKAKEYGFSDRQLGYLFAEDWAAVNKARKEKGIKTVFRLVDTCAAEFEAQTPYYYSSYGDENEVIPSDKKKIMIIGGGPNRIGQGIEFDYCCVHASFALQELGYEAVMVNSNPETVSTDYDTSDKLYFEPLTLEDVMEVYEQEGCEGAIVQYGGQTPLNLATELKANGVNIIGTSPESIDAAEDRELFKQILDETGLKQPANKTVLNEKEAYEMADQVGFPLLLRPSFVLGGRGMFIVHTMDEMKAVIREAFDASPDKPVLLDKFLEDAIELDVDCISDGETSVIGGMLEHIEYAGVHSGDAAMVLPPHTLQPAMIETVRQASYRLAKALKVVGLMNIQFAIKDNDLYVLEVNPRASRTVPFVSKAIGKPLAKIAAKIMTGMKLADLEFTEELTPKHWCIKEAVFPFVRFPGSTIRLGPEMRSTGEVMGLDSDFGIAFAKTQAAAKPALPTGGNVFLSVKDQDKPRALDIARNLTALGFSIYSTSGTAKYLIDNGLEVKKLFRIAEGRPNVVDMIKNDEIQMIINTPSGMIPRKDENHMRSVAWANNICIMSTITGAEAAVSGIKSLSKQDYEVRSVQSYVAKSVKNV
- the purU gene encoding formyltetrahydrofolate deformylase, whose protein sequence is MSPQLVALLSGPDQKGLVSKVSGWIFNNGGNIIHADQHRDAQAGVFFQRVEWAVKEGSDPRETAADFQAFGDSIGMKTKVAISGDKPKVAIFVSKFDHCFHDLILRWKSGEYPCEIALIVSNHQDLEGVSNTYGIPYHYIPVTKATKADAEAEQLALLKKEGIELVIMARYMQVLSAIFLDTFGKPVINIHHSFLPAFAGAKPYHQAHSRGVKLIGATAHYATPDLDQGPIIHQSVAHVTHRNSVEDLVRKGRNLEKLTLAQAVGWHLENRILVYENKTVVFD